One Spinacia oleracea cultivar Varoflay chromosome 4, BTI_SOV_V1, whole genome shotgun sequence DNA segment encodes these proteins:
- the LOC110792083 gene encoding chloride channel protein CLC-c isoform X3: MSQFQLSMDPHDDVNHNVVNHNDDDEENDIENPGDLDFKEEERWGSMSERNMSSMKMPLLRKRTNTTSQIAVVGANSCPIESLDYEMIENDLFKQDWRSRKRVQIFQYVFLKWGLALLIGLATGLVGFFNNIAVENISGFKLLLTNKLMLEGSFFKAFLAFAGCNITFAAAAGVLCAYIAPAAAGSGIPEVKAYLNGVDAPSILAPSTLFVKIFGSVFGVSAGFVVGKEGPMVHTGACIANLLGQGGSRKYGLTWNWLRYFKNDRDRRDLITCGAAAGVAAAFRAPVGGVLFALEEAASWWRSALLWRTFFTTAVVAIVLRGFIQYCWTGKCGLFGQGGLIMYDVSKEVSSYGGYDILAVIFLGVVGGVLGAFYNYLIDKVLRTYSIINEKGPSFRVLLVIVISVLTTCCAFGLPWLAKCTPCPIDAGSKCPTVGEIGHYKRFQCPPGYYNDLASLFLTTNDDAIRNLFSNAIIREFQMSSLFIFFVAIYFLGIITYGIAVPAGLFIPVILGGSVYGRIVGRVFHSLSVLDTGLFSLLGAASFLGGTMRMTVSLCVILLELTNNLLLLPLVMIVLLISKTVADCFNHGVYDQILKLKGLPYLEAHAEAYMKHLVAGDAVSGPLVTFSGVERVETVVHALQSTGHNGFPVINEPPFSDTPELCGLVLRSHLLVLLKAKYFSHDSRLSGRDIRKKFSPFDFAKPGTGKGLKLEDITITEEEMNMYIDLHPITNASPYTVLETMSLAKAKILFRQIGLRHMCVVPKSQGRSPIVGILTRHDFMPEHILGLYPHMRQHK; encoded by the exons ATGTCCCAATTCCAA TTGAGTATGGATCCACATGATGATGTGAAC CACAATGTTGTGAACcacaatgatgatgatgaagagaaTGATATTGAAAACCCTGGAGACCTGGATttcaaggaggaggagagaTGGGGATCCATGTCGGAGAGGAATATGTCTTCAATGAAGATGCCACTTCTGAGAAAACGGACAAATACTACCTCACAGATCGCTGTTGTTGGTGCCAATTCCTGCCCCATTGAGAGCCTTGACTATGA GATGATAGAAAATGATTTGTTTAAGCAAGATTGGAGGTCAAGAAAAAGGGTTCAAATATTTCAGTATGTCTTCCTAAAGTGGGGATTGGCTCTCCTAATTGGTCTTGCTACTGGACTTGTTGGCTTCTTCAACAACATTGCAGTTGAAAATATATCTGGTTTCAAGTTATTGCTGACTAACAAACTGATGCTTGAGGGAAG TTTTTTCAAGGCTTTTCTTGCATTTGCTGGTTGCAACATAACGTTTGCTGCTGCTGCCGGAGTACTTTGTGCATATATTGCTCCTGCTGCTGCTGGATCTGGTATTCCTGAGGTCAAAGCTTATCTTAATGGTGTTGACGCTCCCTCGATATTGGCTCCTAGCACCCTCTTTGTAAAG ATTTTTGGTTCTGTCTTTGGTGTTTCCGCCGGGTTTGTTGTTGGTAAGGAAGGACCTATGGTTCATACTGGTGCTTGCATCGCCAATCTACTTGGTCAGGGTGGCTCTCGCAAGTATGGGTTGACCTGGAATTGGCTCAGATATTTCAAGAATGACAGAGATCGTCGAGATTTGATCACTTGTGGTGCTGCAGCTGGAGTGGCTGCTGCTTTTCGTGCTCCTGTTGGTGGTGTTCTTTTCGCCCTTGAAGAAGCAGCTTCCTG GTGGAGGAGTGCTCTTCTTTGGAGAACATTTTTCACCACAGCTGTAGTAGCCATAGTGTTGAGAGGCTTCATTCAATATTGTTGGACTGGGAAATGTGGTCTGTTCGGTCAGGGTGGGTTGATCATGTATGATGTCAGTAAAGAGGTATCAAGTTATGGTGGTTATGATATCTTGGCAGTGATATTTCTTGGAGTTGTTGGAGGTGTTCTGGGAGCTTTCTATAACTATCTTATCGACAAGGTCCTCCGCACTTACAGCATCATTAATGA AAAAGGTCCGTCATTCAGAGTTCTACTTGTTATAGTTATATCTGTCCTGACAACATGCTGTGCCTTCGGCCTTCCATGGTTAGCAAAGTGCACTCCATGTCCTATAGATGCAGGCAGCAAGTGCCCAACTGTTGGTGAAATCGGGCACTACAAGAGATTTCAGTGTCCACCTGGCTACTACAACGATCTTGCTTCCCTCTTTCTCACCACAAACGATGATGCTATTCGCAATCTTTTCAGCAACGCTATCATAAGAGAATTTCAGATGTCTTCACTCTTCATTTTTTTCGTCGCAATCTATTTTCTCGGGATTATCACCTATGGGATTGCGGTACCTGCAGGACTTTTCATCCCTGTAATTTTAGGCGGAAGTGTTTATGGACGTATTGTGGGAAGAGTCTTCCATTCTTTGTCAGTGCTTGATACTGGTCTATTCTCTCTTCTAGGGGCCGCCTCATTCCTTGGTGGAACAATGAGAATGACGGTCTCTTTGTGCGTGATATTGCTCGAGCTTACCAATAATTTATTATTGCTCCCTCTTGTGATGATAGTTCTCCTTATATCAAAAACAGTGGCAGATTGCTTCAACCACGGTGTGTATGACCAAATATTGAAGCTAAAAGGGTTGCCATATTTGGAAGCCCACGCAGAAGCTTACATGAAGCACTTGGTAGCCGGGGATGCTGTTTCTGGTCCGTTAGTCACGTTTTCAGGAGTTGAGAGAGTGGAGACTGTTGTACATGCTTTGCAGAGTACCGGACATAATGGTTTTCCTGTTATTAATGAACCACCTTTCTCAGATACACCTGAGTTATGTGGATTGGTTCTGAGGTCCCATCTGCTTGTTTTGCTTAAGGCAAAGTATTTCTCCCATGATAGCAGGCTTTCAGGTAGAGATATCAGAAAGAAGTTCTCTCCGTTTGACTTTGCGAAGCCTGGCACCGGGAAAGGGCTCAAGTTGGAGGATATAACTATTACAGAGGAAGAGATGAATATGTATATCGATCTTCATCCAATAACTAATGCATCTCCATACACTGTGCTCGAGACAATGTCGTTAGCTAAAGCTAAAATTCTCTTCAGGCAAATCGGACTCAGACATATGTGCGTGGTACCCAAGAGTCAAGGG AGATCTCCAATTGTTGGAATTTTGACACGGCATGACTTCATGCCTGAGCATATACTCGGACTTTACCCCCATATGAGGCAGCATAAGTAA
- the LOC110792083 gene encoding chloride channel protein CLC-c isoform X1, with the protein MSQFQLSMDPHDDVNHNVVNHNVVNHNVVNHNDDDEENDIENPGDLDFKEEERWGSMSERNMSSMKMPLLRKRTNTTSQIAVVGANSCPIESLDYEMIENDLFKQDWRSRKRVQIFQYVFLKWGLALLIGLATGLVGFFNNIAVENISGFKLLLTNKLMLEGSFFKAFLAFAGCNITFAAAAGVLCAYIAPAAAGSGIPEVKAYLNGVDAPSILAPSTLFVKIFGSVFGVSAGFVVGKEGPMVHTGACIANLLGQGGSRKYGLTWNWLRYFKNDRDRRDLITCGAAAGVAAAFRAPVGGVLFALEEAASWWRSALLWRTFFTTAVVAIVLRGFIQYCWTGKCGLFGQGGLIMYDVSKEVSSYGGYDILAVIFLGVVGGVLGAFYNYLIDKVLRTYSIINEKGPSFRVLLVIVISVLTTCCAFGLPWLAKCTPCPIDAGSKCPTVGEIGHYKRFQCPPGYYNDLASLFLTTNDDAIRNLFSNAIIREFQMSSLFIFFVAIYFLGIITYGIAVPAGLFIPVILGGSVYGRIVGRVFHSLSVLDTGLFSLLGAASFLGGTMRMTVSLCVILLELTNNLLLLPLVMIVLLISKTVADCFNHGVYDQILKLKGLPYLEAHAEAYMKHLVAGDAVSGPLVTFSGVERVETVVHALQSTGHNGFPVINEPPFSDTPELCGLVLRSHLLVLLKAKYFSHDSRLSGRDIRKKFSPFDFAKPGTGKGLKLEDITITEEEMNMYIDLHPITNASPYTVLETMSLAKAKILFRQIGLRHMCVVPKSQGRSPIVGILTRHDFMPEHILGLYPHMRQHK; encoded by the exons ATGTCCCAATTCCAA TTGAGTATGGATCCACATGATGATGTGAACCACAATGTTGTGAACCACAATGTTGTGAATCACAATGTTGTGAACcacaatgatgatgatgaagagaaTGATATTGAAAACCCTGGAGACCTGGATttcaaggaggaggagagaTGGGGATCCATGTCGGAGAGGAATATGTCTTCAATGAAGATGCCACTTCTGAGAAAACGGACAAATACTACCTCACAGATCGCTGTTGTTGGTGCCAATTCCTGCCCCATTGAGAGCCTTGACTATGA GATGATAGAAAATGATTTGTTTAAGCAAGATTGGAGGTCAAGAAAAAGGGTTCAAATATTTCAGTATGTCTTCCTAAAGTGGGGATTGGCTCTCCTAATTGGTCTTGCTACTGGACTTGTTGGCTTCTTCAACAACATTGCAGTTGAAAATATATCTGGTTTCAAGTTATTGCTGACTAACAAACTGATGCTTGAGGGAAG TTTTTTCAAGGCTTTTCTTGCATTTGCTGGTTGCAACATAACGTTTGCTGCTGCTGCCGGAGTACTTTGTGCATATATTGCTCCTGCTGCTGCTGGATCTGGTATTCCTGAGGTCAAAGCTTATCTTAATGGTGTTGACGCTCCCTCGATATTGGCTCCTAGCACCCTCTTTGTAAAG ATTTTTGGTTCTGTCTTTGGTGTTTCCGCCGGGTTTGTTGTTGGTAAGGAAGGACCTATGGTTCATACTGGTGCTTGCATCGCCAATCTACTTGGTCAGGGTGGCTCTCGCAAGTATGGGTTGACCTGGAATTGGCTCAGATATTTCAAGAATGACAGAGATCGTCGAGATTTGATCACTTGTGGTGCTGCAGCTGGAGTGGCTGCTGCTTTTCGTGCTCCTGTTGGTGGTGTTCTTTTCGCCCTTGAAGAAGCAGCTTCCTG GTGGAGGAGTGCTCTTCTTTGGAGAACATTTTTCACCACAGCTGTAGTAGCCATAGTGTTGAGAGGCTTCATTCAATATTGTTGGACTGGGAAATGTGGTCTGTTCGGTCAGGGTGGGTTGATCATGTATGATGTCAGTAAAGAGGTATCAAGTTATGGTGGTTATGATATCTTGGCAGTGATATTTCTTGGAGTTGTTGGAGGTGTTCTGGGAGCTTTCTATAACTATCTTATCGACAAGGTCCTCCGCACTTACAGCATCATTAATGA AAAAGGTCCGTCATTCAGAGTTCTACTTGTTATAGTTATATCTGTCCTGACAACATGCTGTGCCTTCGGCCTTCCATGGTTAGCAAAGTGCACTCCATGTCCTATAGATGCAGGCAGCAAGTGCCCAACTGTTGGTGAAATCGGGCACTACAAGAGATTTCAGTGTCCACCTGGCTACTACAACGATCTTGCTTCCCTCTTTCTCACCACAAACGATGATGCTATTCGCAATCTTTTCAGCAACGCTATCATAAGAGAATTTCAGATGTCTTCACTCTTCATTTTTTTCGTCGCAATCTATTTTCTCGGGATTATCACCTATGGGATTGCGGTACCTGCAGGACTTTTCATCCCTGTAATTTTAGGCGGAAGTGTTTATGGACGTATTGTGGGAAGAGTCTTCCATTCTTTGTCAGTGCTTGATACTGGTCTATTCTCTCTTCTAGGGGCCGCCTCATTCCTTGGTGGAACAATGAGAATGACGGTCTCTTTGTGCGTGATATTGCTCGAGCTTACCAATAATTTATTATTGCTCCCTCTTGTGATGATAGTTCTCCTTATATCAAAAACAGTGGCAGATTGCTTCAACCACGGTGTGTATGACCAAATATTGAAGCTAAAAGGGTTGCCATATTTGGAAGCCCACGCAGAAGCTTACATGAAGCACTTGGTAGCCGGGGATGCTGTTTCTGGTCCGTTAGTCACGTTTTCAGGAGTTGAGAGAGTGGAGACTGTTGTACATGCTTTGCAGAGTACCGGACATAATGGTTTTCCTGTTATTAATGAACCACCTTTCTCAGATACACCTGAGTTATGTGGATTGGTTCTGAGGTCCCATCTGCTTGTTTTGCTTAAGGCAAAGTATTTCTCCCATGATAGCAGGCTTTCAGGTAGAGATATCAGAAAGAAGTTCTCTCCGTTTGACTTTGCGAAGCCTGGCACCGGGAAAGGGCTCAAGTTGGAGGATATAACTATTACAGAGGAAGAGATGAATATGTATATCGATCTTCATCCAATAACTAATGCATCTCCATACACTGTGCTCGAGACAATGTCGTTAGCTAAAGCTAAAATTCTCTTCAGGCAAATCGGACTCAGACATATGTGCGTGGTACCCAAGAGTCAAGGG AGATCTCCAATTGTTGGAATTTTGACACGGCATGACTTCATGCCTGAGCATATACTCGGACTTTACCCCCATATGAGGCAGCATAAGTAA
- the LOC110792083 gene encoding chloride channel protein CLC-c isoform X4, which translates to MDPHDDVNHNVVNHNDDDEENDIENPGDLDFKEEERWGSMSERNMSSMKMPLLRKRTNTTSQIAVVGANSCPIESLDYEMIENDLFKQDWRSRKRVQIFQYVFLKWGLALLIGLATGLVGFFNNIAVENISGFKLLLTNKLMLEGSFFKAFLAFAGCNITFAAAAGVLCAYIAPAAAGSGIPEVKAYLNGVDAPSILAPSTLFVKIFGSVFGVSAGFVVGKEGPMVHTGACIANLLGQGGSRKYGLTWNWLRYFKNDRDRRDLITCGAAAGVAAAFRAPVGGVLFALEEAASWWRSALLWRTFFTTAVVAIVLRGFIQYCWTGKCGLFGQGGLIMYDVSKEVSSYGGYDILAVIFLGVVGGVLGAFYNYLIDKVLRTYSIINEKGPSFRVLLVIVISVLTTCCAFGLPWLAKCTPCPIDAGSKCPTVGEIGHYKRFQCPPGYYNDLASLFLTTNDDAIRNLFSNAIIREFQMSSLFIFFVAIYFLGIITYGIAVPAGLFIPVILGGSVYGRIVGRVFHSLSVLDTGLFSLLGAASFLGGTMRMTVSLCVILLELTNNLLLLPLVMIVLLISKTVADCFNHGVYDQILKLKGLPYLEAHAEAYMKHLVAGDAVSGPLVTFSGVERVETVVHALQSTGHNGFPVINEPPFSDTPELCGLVLRSHLLVLLKAKYFSHDSRLSGRDIRKKFSPFDFAKPGTGKGLKLEDITITEEEMNMYIDLHPITNASPYTVLETMSLAKAKILFRQIGLRHMCVVPKSQGRSPIVGILTRHDFMPEHILGLYPHMRQHK; encoded by the exons ATGGATCCACATGATGATGTGAAC CACAATGTTGTGAACcacaatgatgatgatgaagagaaTGATATTGAAAACCCTGGAGACCTGGATttcaaggaggaggagagaTGGGGATCCATGTCGGAGAGGAATATGTCTTCAATGAAGATGCCACTTCTGAGAAAACGGACAAATACTACCTCACAGATCGCTGTTGTTGGTGCCAATTCCTGCCCCATTGAGAGCCTTGACTATGA GATGATAGAAAATGATTTGTTTAAGCAAGATTGGAGGTCAAGAAAAAGGGTTCAAATATTTCAGTATGTCTTCCTAAAGTGGGGATTGGCTCTCCTAATTGGTCTTGCTACTGGACTTGTTGGCTTCTTCAACAACATTGCAGTTGAAAATATATCTGGTTTCAAGTTATTGCTGACTAACAAACTGATGCTTGAGGGAAG TTTTTTCAAGGCTTTTCTTGCATTTGCTGGTTGCAACATAACGTTTGCTGCTGCTGCCGGAGTACTTTGTGCATATATTGCTCCTGCTGCTGCTGGATCTGGTATTCCTGAGGTCAAAGCTTATCTTAATGGTGTTGACGCTCCCTCGATATTGGCTCCTAGCACCCTCTTTGTAAAG ATTTTTGGTTCTGTCTTTGGTGTTTCCGCCGGGTTTGTTGTTGGTAAGGAAGGACCTATGGTTCATACTGGTGCTTGCATCGCCAATCTACTTGGTCAGGGTGGCTCTCGCAAGTATGGGTTGACCTGGAATTGGCTCAGATATTTCAAGAATGACAGAGATCGTCGAGATTTGATCACTTGTGGTGCTGCAGCTGGAGTGGCTGCTGCTTTTCGTGCTCCTGTTGGTGGTGTTCTTTTCGCCCTTGAAGAAGCAGCTTCCTG GTGGAGGAGTGCTCTTCTTTGGAGAACATTTTTCACCACAGCTGTAGTAGCCATAGTGTTGAGAGGCTTCATTCAATATTGTTGGACTGGGAAATGTGGTCTGTTCGGTCAGGGTGGGTTGATCATGTATGATGTCAGTAAAGAGGTATCAAGTTATGGTGGTTATGATATCTTGGCAGTGATATTTCTTGGAGTTGTTGGAGGTGTTCTGGGAGCTTTCTATAACTATCTTATCGACAAGGTCCTCCGCACTTACAGCATCATTAATGA AAAAGGTCCGTCATTCAGAGTTCTACTTGTTATAGTTATATCTGTCCTGACAACATGCTGTGCCTTCGGCCTTCCATGGTTAGCAAAGTGCACTCCATGTCCTATAGATGCAGGCAGCAAGTGCCCAACTGTTGGTGAAATCGGGCACTACAAGAGATTTCAGTGTCCACCTGGCTACTACAACGATCTTGCTTCCCTCTTTCTCACCACAAACGATGATGCTATTCGCAATCTTTTCAGCAACGCTATCATAAGAGAATTTCAGATGTCTTCACTCTTCATTTTTTTCGTCGCAATCTATTTTCTCGGGATTATCACCTATGGGATTGCGGTACCTGCAGGACTTTTCATCCCTGTAATTTTAGGCGGAAGTGTTTATGGACGTATTGTGGGAAGAGTCTTCCATTCTTTGTCAGTGCTTGATACTGGTCTATTCTCTCTTCTAGGGGCCGCCTCATTCCTTGGTGGAACAATGAGAATGACGGTCTCTTTGTGCGTGATATTGCTCGAGCTTACCAATAATTTATTATTGCTCCCTCTTGTGATGATAGTTCTCCTTATATCAAAAACAGTGGCAGATTGCTTCAACCACGGTGTGTATGACCAAATATTGAAGCTAAAAGGGTTGCCATATTTGGAAGCCCACGCAGAAGCTTACATGAAGCACTTGGTAGCCGGGGATGCTGTTTCTGGTCCGTTAGTCACGTTTTCAGGAGTTGAGAGAGTGGAGACTGTTGTACATGCTTTGCAGAGTACCGGACATAATGGTTTTCCTGTTATTAATGAACCACCTTTCTCAGATACACCTGAGTTATGTGGATTGGTTCTGAGGTCCCATCTGCTTGTTTTGCTTAAGGCAAAGTATTTCTCCCATGATAGCAGGCTTTCAGGTAGAGATATCAGAAAGAAGTTCTCTCCGTTTGACTTTGCGAAGCCTGGCACCGGGAAAGGGCTCAAGTTGGAGGATATAACTATTACAGAGGAAGAGATGAATATGTATATCGATCTTCATCCAATAACTAATGCATCTCCATACACTGTGCTCGAGACAATGTCGTTAGCTAAAGCTAAAATTCTCTTCAGGCAAATCGGACTCAGACATATGTGCGTGGTACCCAAGAGTCAAGGG AGATCTCCAATTGTTGGAATTTTGACACGGCATGACTTCATGCCTGAGCATATACTCGGACTTTACCCCCATATGAGGCAGCATAAGTAA
- the LOC110792083 gene encoding chloride channel protein CLC-c isoform X2, whose amino-acid sequence MDPHDDVNHNVVNHNVVNHNVVNHNDDDEENDIENPGDLDFKEEERWGSMSERNMSSMKMPLLRKRTNTTSQIAVVGANSCPIESLDYEMIENDLFKQDWRSRKRVQIFQYVFLKWGLALLIGLATGLVGFFNNIAVENISGFKLLLTNKLMLEGSFFKAFLAFAGCNITFAAAAGVLCAYIAPAAAGSGIPEVKAYLNGVDAPSILAPSTLFVKIFGSVFGVSAGFVVGKEGPMVHTGACIANLLGQGGSRKYGLTWNWLRYFKNDRDRRDLITCGAAAGVAAAFRAPVGGVLFALEEAASWWRSALLWRTFFTTAVVAIVLRGFIQYCWTGKCGLFGQGGLIMYDVSKEVSSYGGYDILAVIFLGVVGGVLGAFYNYLIDKVLRTYSIINEKGPSFRVLLVIVISVLTTCCAFGLPWLAKCTPCPIDAGSKCPTVGEIGHYKRFQCPPGYYNDLASLFLTTNDDAIRNLFSNAIIREFQMSSLFIFFVAIYFLGIITYGIAVPAGLFIPVILGGSVYGRIVGRVFHSLSVLDTGLFSLLGAASFLGGTMRMTVSLCVILLELTNNLLLLPLVMIVLLISKTVADCFNHGVYDQILKLKGLPYLEAHAEAYMKHLVAGDAVSGPLVTFSGVERVETVVHALQSTGHNGFPVINEPPFSDTPELCGLVLRSHLLVLLKAKYFSHDSRLSGRDIRKKFSPFDFAKPGTGKGLKLEDITITEEEMNMYIDLHPITNASPYTVLETMSLAKAKILFRQIGLRHMCVVPKSQGRSPIVGILTRHDFMPEHILGLYPHMRQHK is encoded by the exons ATGGATCCACATGATGATGTGAACCACAATGTTGTGAACCACAATGTTGTGAATCACAATGTTGTGAACcacaatgatgatgatgaagagaaTGATATTGAAAACCCTGGAGACCTGGATttcaaggaggaggagagaTGGGGATCCATGTCGGAGAGGAATATGTCTTCAATGAAGATGCCACTTCTGAGAAAACGGACAAATACTACCTCACAGATCGCTGTTGTTGGTGCCAATTCCTGCCCCATTGAGAGCCTTGACTATGA GATGATAGAAAATGATTTGTTTAAGCAAGATTGGAGGTCAAGAAAAAGGGTTCAAATATTTCAGTATGTCTTCCTAAAGTGGGGATTGGCTCTCCTAATTGGTCTTGCTACTGGACTTGTTGGCTTCTTCAACAACATTGCAGTTGAAAATATATCTGGTTTCAAGTTATTGCTGACTAACAAACTGATGCTTGAGGGAAG TTTTTTCAAGGCTTTTCTTGCATTTGCTGGTTGCAACATAACGTTTGCTGCTGCTGCCGGAGTACTTTGTGCATATATTGCTCCTGCTGCTGCTGGATCTGGTATTCCTGAGGTCAAAGCTTATCTTAATGGTGTTGACGCTCCCTCGATATTGGCTCCTAGCACCCTCTTTGTAAAG ATTTTTGGTTCTGTCTTTGGTGTTTCCGCCGGGTTTGTTGTTGGTAAGGAAGGACCTATGGTTCATACTGGTGCTTGCATCGCCAATCTACTTGGTCAGGGTGGCTCTCGCAAGTATGGGTTGACCTGGAATTGGCTCAGATATTTCAAGAATGACAGAGATCGTCGAGATTTGATCACTTGTGGTGCTGCAGCTGGAGTGGCTGCTGCTTTTCGTGCTCCTGTTGGTGGTGTTCTTTTCGCCCTTGAAGAAGCAGCTTCCTG GTGGAGGAGTGCTCTTCTTTGGAGAACATTTTTCACCACAGCTGTAGTAGCCATAGTGTTGAGAGGCTTCATTCAATATTGTTGGACTGGGAAATGTGGTCTGTTCGGTCAGGGTGGGTTGATCATGTATGATGTCAGTAAAGAGGTATCAAGTTATGGTGGTTATGATATCTTGGCAGTGATATTTCTTGGAGTTGTTGGAGGTGTTCTGGGAGCTTTCTATAACTATCTTATCGACAAGGTCCTCCGCACTTACAGCATCATTAATGA AAAAGGTCCGTCATTCAGAGTTCTACTTGTTATAGTTATATCTGTCCTGACAACATGCTGTGCCTTCGGCCTTCCATGGTTAGCAAAGTGCACTCCATGTCCTATAGATGCAGGCAGCAAGTGCCCAACTGTTGGTGAAATCGGGCACTACAAGAGATTTCAGTGTCCACCTGGCTACTACAACGATCTTGCTTCCCTCTTTCTCACCACAAACGATGATGCTATTCGCAATCTTTTCAGCAACGCTATCATAAGAGAATTTCAGATGTCTTCACTCTTCATTTTTTTCGTCGCAATCTATTTTCTCGGGATTATCACCTATGGGATTGCGGTACCTGCAGGACTTTTCATCCCTGTAATTTTAGGCGGAAGTGTTTATGGACGTATTGTGGGAAGAGTCTTCCATTCTTTGTCAGTGCTTGATACTGGTCTATTCTCTCTTCTAGGGGCCGCCTCATTCCTTGGTGGAACAATGAGAATGACGGTCTCTTTGTGCGTGATATTGCTCGAGCTTACCAATAATTTATTATTGCTCCCTCTTGTGATGATAGTTCTCCTTATATCAAAAACAGTGGCAGATTGCTTCAACCACGGTGTGTATGACCAAATATTGAAGCTAAAAGGGTTGCCATATTTGGAAGCCCACGCAGAAGCTTACATGAAGCACTTGGTAGCCGGGGATGCTGTTTCTGGTCCGTTAGTCACGTTTTCAGGAGTTGAGAGAGTGGAGACTGTTGTACATGCTTTGCAGAGTACCGGACATAATGGTTTTCCTGTTATTAATGAACCACCTTTCTCAGATACACCTGAGTTATGTGGATTGGTTCTGAGGTCCCATCTGCTTGTTTTGCTTAAGGCAAAGTATTTCTCCCATGATAGCAGGCTTTCAGGTAGAGATATCAGAAAGAAGTTCTCTCCGTTTGACTTTGCGAAGCCTGGCACCGGGAAAGGGCTCAAGTTGGAGGATATAACTATTACAGAGGAAGAGATGAATATGTATATCGATCTTCATCCAATAACTAATGCATCTCCATACACTGTGCTCGAGACAATGTCGTTAGCTAAAGCTAAAATTCTCTTCAGGCAAATCGGACTCAGACATATGTGCGTGGTACCCAAGAGTCAAGGG AGATCTCCAATTGTTGGAATTTTGACACGGCATGACTTCATGCCTGAGCATATACTCGGACTTTACCCCCATATGAGGCAGCATAAGTAA
- the LOC110792084 gene encoding uncharacterized protein, with amino-acid sequence MIASKGDSKMSQRRAKTSGWAVFDHQQKQKDGREARPSNEAFPSLPTTLQSEKTFTRNKHRQAKSFSSVILPSLDFRAPLQDNVKRKPSEIGSSAGPHIFLSNKKGLVSRQLKELFGWADDSLIEDIMAAAGDDFDKASSFLKAMVSDQSSQDHENVGVANFKSDIVEPVSNGNLIHEKKDASLKDISKFAKTWSVLKPCVSNNIDNVTNEFTLSAEKLFDDSMEINAMLGRWTSVPVEPEWEEDDVYLSCRKDAIKMIRSATRHSKAATNSFLSGDHTSAQQFSLKAGEEWRAAQSLNAKAACEILSIRNENNGMWRLDLHGLHASEAVQAVKERLYMIETQVLSEGLRSSELPNNLRTKAEASRASYLDKLDERASSRLKPIWLEIITGIGNHSRGGAALPTAVRSFLADNGYRFDETRPGAIIVRPKFRLG; translated from the exons ATGATTGCGAGCAAGGGCGATTCAAAGATGTCCCAGAGACGAGCAAAGACCTCCGGTTGGGCTGTTTTTGACCATCAGCAAAAGCAGAAAGATGGCCGTGAAGCTCGTCCTAGTAATGAGGCATTTCCTTCACTGCCTACTACACTTCAATCTGAAAAAACATTTACGAGAAACAAGCATCGCCAAGCAAAATCATTCTCATCGGTTATACTGCCTTCATTAGACTTTCGGGCTCCTTTACAAGATAATGTAAAAAGAAAGCCATCTGAAATTGGTAGTTCTGCAGGCCCTCATATTTTTCTGAGCAACAAAAAAGGTTTGGTTTCTAGACAGCTTAAAGAGCTATTCGGCTGGGCTGATGATAGTTTGATTGAGGATATAATGGCTGCTGCTGGTGATGACTTTGACAAGGCGTCATCCTTTTTGAAAGCAATGGTTTCTGATCAGAGCTCACAGGACCACGAGAATGTTGGGGTTGCAAATTTTAAATCCGATATCGTGGAACCAGTGAGCAATGGAAACTTAATACATGAAAAGAAAGATGCATCCTTAAAAGATATTTCCAAATTTGCCAAGACATGGTCTGTTCTGAAGCCATGTGTTAGCAATAACATTGATAATGTGACGAATGAATTTACTCTTTCTGCTGAAAAGCTGTTTGATGATAGTATGGAAATTAACGCAATGCTGGGCCGTTGGACATCTGTACCTGTTGAGCCTGAATGGGAAGAGGATGATGTGTACTTAAGTTGCCGTAAAGATGCAATAAAGATGATCAG ATCTGCCACCCGTCATTCCAAGGCAGCAACTAACTCTTTCTTAAGCGGTGATCACACCTCCGCCCAACAGTTTTCTCTGAAAGCAGGGGAGGAATGGAGAGCTGCACAAAGCCTAAATGCAAAAGCTGCCTGTGAGATTTTGAGTATACGTAACGAGAATAATGGAATGTGGAGGTTGGATTTGCATGGTCTTCATGCGTCAGAAGCAGTCCAAGCAGTAAAGGAACGCCTATATATGATTGAGACCCAAGTGCTGTCCGAGGGTTTAAGGTCCTCCGAACTTCCGAACAATCTCAGGACCAAGGCAGAAGCCTCCCGTGCTTCATATCTTGATAAGTTAGACGAGAGGGCGTCCAGTAGGCTGAAGCCAATATGGTTGGAAATCATTACAG GCATAGGGAATCATAGCCGTGGGGGAGCAGCACTTCCAACCGCGGTGAGGTCTTTCCTTGCTGACAACGG GTATCGATTTGATGAAACAAGACCAGGCGCAATTATTGTTCGACCTAAGTTCCGTCTCGGTTGA